In a genomic window of Penaeus vannamei isolate JL-2024 chromosome 10, ASM4276789v1, whole genome shotgun sequence:
- the ncm gene encoding pre-mRNA-splicing factor CWC22 homolog isoform X2 — protein sequence MGRRSHSHSPVKGRSERQRRSRDRDRQDRHRYERDRKYSRGNGNRRSASKDQYVRERERDRGRHGRRDSPIREQRYSHRGKAKRWGRNWERDYSSDDDHQNREHHRGRDSDRARADDRSRERHRRYLSDYDREQRLRDRSVDEDEDGNESHNRRRRPSDSSSDRDAERLRKKGERHSSKLSHSDRHQERRERKSSTEESDSGSEEEPEVSCVKVKVEPDSDDSSKSKSKKQFPGQQKEKLRDSPFGRGNENEKREVITSRKESDPESKIIKKEKSDKKDKNSEPLQKDIEQRVEKHEGKRKRSDSNEIDSESSDKGAHLDKGHKKLQDIPKESHSEKERKSRKKENSSSESKSEDSEDENSEEKEIKKGKKNNEKSDSGSESHVRGKKDGPHEKLVERKGNSLDDDLHSHEQLQEKRAERSRIDISDNEARGRKEVEEKGNDNEGPQQQEKSSTVKNKGDGSSEDSSSSESDHKEKHKKHLEKKGRMSEDEKRIKEKDEKKDNRQSDSEKESSAKARRSRKSDTDSDHEGSSENSQKKTKKQRKVKKKKHSEKRSRKKTGSSSSSASDECDKVVRKSTSPGIYDSNDETTEQELLRKKKQLEEQLKIEEEIRMRSENLEKEREAARARKYKAMKQKENDSDIEEDSHKKKNKTKNKKSRSRSRSQSASSHDLKADDKRENKSKKNRSGKKSRPHSSDEDGSDNDRSRRSKGRESEEPQIGGRYWGGEHSAETTRQMKAKQTKSSDTYWNKYADKLGIQIENPRYRDYGSERGRDKEGGRRREEWSSSSDRKRRANSEDDERRDSKKRKDVVGGDNKENSTSDPPAKPLIQKPVVDPLTLKTGGAYIPPAKLKMMQAQITDKSTVQFQRLAWEALKKSINGLVNKVNVSNIGIIVRELLKENIIRGRGILCRALMQAQSFSPTFTHVYSAMVAILNSKFPQIGELLLKRLVIQLRRGVRRNDKNICTSSCRFIAHLINQQVAHEVVALEILTLLLEKAKDLSDESEVGDKSRNNSCELAILFLTECGMKLSEVTPRGMNIIFETLRHILHEGKLEQRVTYMIEVIFAVRKDGFKDHASVPEELDLVEEDDQYTHIVELDGKMEGEDILNVFKHDPEYEENEEKYKEIRTGILGDGSDDSSSEGGSDSGSDSDDEESDDEEEKAESQIIIDQTETNMVAFRRTVYLTIQSSLDVDECAHKLLKGEIKPGWESELCNMILDCCAQQRTYIKFYGLLAQRFCLISKVYQEPFEQIFKEVYDTCHRLETEKLRNVARLFAHLLFSDAISWEVLNHVHLNEDETTSSSRVFVKILFQELAEFMSLAKLNERLRDPTLAAAFEGLLPRDNPRNTRFAINFFTSCGLGGLTDDLREFLRTQPKPTAVVAPVQQQLAKNEDNDSSDSSSSSSSSSSSSSDSSSSSSSSSSESSSSDSSDSSSSDSDDSSDSEEEKKKKKKSKNKKKDSKKKGSSPEKKKSKKTKRGVRQESGEGSKRKPESDEEQLARRRENEYEEQKEHDRTERWKNINAEVSRRKRRHDSSESEGRQSPSQREERRRTHVHDITERRHRPREEDYVSERERIPSTENSRDGRRQGREAHDRSDRKCEYDLENRDRDRHSSEDKHERKKRRDGSSDKEKKKHERDEREHKKRKKEEEREERLTERDNRRGSDGGDRRERSGWREEGRDRDSYRSREGDHRKDHHSENSNGKRGWEKNRYH from the exons ATGGGTCGTCGCAGCCACTCACATTCTCCTGTAAAGGGACGTAGTGAAAGACAGAGGAGAAGCCGTGATAGGGATAGACAAGACCGACATAGATATGAAAGAGATCGGAAATACAGTAGAGGCAATGGAAATAGAAGGAGTGCAAGCAAGGACCAATAtgtacgagagagggagagggacagagggcgcCATGGAAGGAGAGATAGCCCCATTAGGGAGCAGAGGTACTCTCACAGGGGAAAAGccaagagatggggaaggaactGGGAGAGAGACTATAGCTCTGACGACGACCATCAAAACAGGGAGCACCACAGGGGTCGAGATAGTGATAGGGCCAGGGCTGATGacaggagcagagagagacaccGGAGATATCTATCAGACTATGACAGGGAACAGAGATTGAGGGATAGAAGTGTTGATGAGGACGAAGATGGGAATGAGAGCcacaacaggaggaggagaccaAGTGACAGCAGTTCAGACAGAGATGCTGAAAGATTacgcaaaaaaggagagagacatagtTCAAAGCTAAGTCACTCAGACAGGCatcaggagaggagggaaaggaaaagttcAACAGAGGAAAGTGATTCTGGTAGTGAAGAAGAACCTGAGGTAAGTTGTGTGAAGGTCAAGGTGGAACCAGACAGTGATGACTCTTCCAAAAGTAAGAGCAAGAAACAGTTCCCAGGACAACAGAAGGAAAAATTAAGAGACTCTCCATTTGGCAGAGGAAacgaaaatgagaagagggaagtaaTAACTTCTAGAAAGGAGTCGGACCCTGAGAGTAAAATCATCAAAAAAGAGAAGtctgacaaaaaagataaaaattcagAGCCCTTACAGAAGGATATTGAGCAAAGAGTAGAAAAacatgaaggaaaaaggaaaagatcagATTCTAATGAAATAGATTCTGAAAGCTCTGATAAAGGTGCACATTTGGATAAGGGACATAAAAAGCTACAGGACATTCCTAAAGAGTCACAttcagagaaggaaaggaaatcaaggaagaaggagaactcAAGTTCAGAATCAAAATCTGAAGATTCTGAAGATGAGAACtctgaggaaaaagaaataaagaaagggaagaagaacaaTGAAAAGTCTGATTCTGGAAGTGAGTCACATGTGCGAGGAAAAAAGGATGGTCCTCATGAAAAGCttgtagaaaggaaaggaaattccTTAGATGATGACTTGCATTCTCATGAGCAACTACAGGAGAAAAGAGCTGAGAGAAGCAGAATTGATATATCTGATAATGAAgccagaggaagaaaagaggttgaagagaaaggaaatgataatgaaggcCCACAACAGCAAGAAAAGTCAAGTACTGTAAAGAATAAAGGTGATGGAAGTAGTGAAGACAGTAGCAGCAGTGAATCAGACCACAAGGAAAAACACAAGAAACatttagaaaagaaaggaagaatgtcagaggatgaaaagagaatcaaggaaaaagacgagaagaaagataACCGACAATCGGATTCAGAGAAAGAAAGTTCTGCCAAGGCCAGAAGATCCAGAAAATCAGACACAGACTCTGATCATGAGGGAAGTTCTGAAAATtcacagaaaaagacaaagaaacagaggaaagtcAAGAAGAAAAAGCATTCTGAgaagagatcaagaaagaaaacaggttcctcatcatcatcagccagTGATGAATGTGACAAAGTAGTAAGAAAATCTACTTCCCCTGGcatttatgacagtaatgatgaaacaACAGAACAAGAACTgttaaggaagaagaaacagttgGAAGAGCAgttaaagatagaggaagaaatcCGAATGAGAAGTGAGAatttggagaaagaaagggaagcagCTCGGGCCAGGAAATATAAAGCCATGAAACAAAAGGAGAATGACTCTGACATTGAGGAAGACAgtcacaagaagaagaacaagactaAAAACAAGAAGTCACGTTCACGTTCACGTTCTCAGTCTGCCTCAAGTCATGACCTAAAGGCAGATGATAAACgggaaaataaaagtaagaagaaCAGATCAGGCAAAAAATCAAGACCTCATAGTTCAGATGaagatggcagtgataatgacagAAGTCGACGATCAAAAGGTAGGGAATCAGAGGAACCACAGATTGGTGGACGATATTGGGGAGGAGAACACAGTGCAGAAACAACCAGGCAGATGAAGGCAAAGCAAACTAAATCAAGTGATACATATTGGAATAAATATGCAGATAAATTAGGTATTCAAATTGAAAATCCAAGATATAGGGATTATGGCTcagaaagaggtagagataaGGAGGGTggcaggagaagggaagaatggagtagtagcagtgatagaaagagaagagccaACAGTGAAGATGATGAAAGACGGGacagcaaaaagagaaaagatgtcGTGGGTGGTGACAACAAGGAGAACAGCACCAGTGATCCTCCAGCCAAACCCCTTATCCAGAAACCTGTGGTAGATCCTTTGACATTGAAAACAGGTGGGGCCTATATTCCTCCAGCCAAGTTGAAGATGATGCAAGCTCAAATTACAGACAAGAGTACTGTCCAGTTCCAGCGATTAGCCTGGGAAGCTCTGAAAAAATCTATCAATGGTCTGGTAAACAAAGTGAATGTATCCAATATTGGTATCATTGTGAGAGAGCTGTTAAAGGAAAATATTATCAGAGGACGGGGAATATTGTGCCGAGCCCTCATGCAAGCTCAGTCTTTTTCACCTACCTTCACACATGTGTATAGTGCAATGGTTGCAATTCTCAATTCAAAATTCCCTCAGATTGGTGAACTGTTATTGAAACGACTTGTCATACAACTGCGGAGAGGTGTTAGGAGAAATGACAAGAATATTTGTACATCATCTTGTAGGTTTATTGCCCATCTGATAAACCAGCAAGTGGCTCATGAGGTTGTTGCTCTTGAAATTCTGACACTGCTCTTAGAGAAGGCTAAAGACCTCAGTGATGAATCAGAAGTAGGTGATAAATCAAGAAATAACTCTTGTGAACTTGCAATATTGTTTCTGACAGAATGTGGCATGAAGTTAAGTGAAGTCACACCAAGGGGCATGAACATTATATTTGAGACTCTGAGGCACATTTTGCACGAGGGAAAACTTGAGCAGCGTGTTACTTACATGATTGAGGTAATTTTTGCAGTACGTAAAGATGGCTTTAAAGACCATGCTTCAGTGCCAGAAGAGCTAGATCTTGTTGAAGAAGATGACCAGTATACACATATTGTGGAActagatggaaagatggagggTGAAGACATTCTGAATGTCTTTAAGCATGATCCggaatatgaagaaaatgaggaaaagtatAAAGAAATCAGAACAGGCATCttgggtgatggtagtgatgatagtagcTCAGAAGGTGGATCTGATAGTGGttctgatagtgatgatgaggaatcagatgatgaagaagaaaaagcagaatcaCAGATAATTATTGATCAGACAGAGACCAACATGGTTGCATTCCGTAGAACTGTGTACCTGACTATACAGTCTTCACTGGATGTAGATGAATGTGCTCACAAGCTTCTCAAAGGAGAGATTAAGCCAGGTTGGGAAAGTGAACTTTGTAACATGATTTTAGATTGTTGTGCTCAACAGCGAACCTACATTAAGTTTTATGGGCTTTTAGCACAGAGATTTTGTTTGATTAGTAAAGTGTACCAAGAACCTTTTGAGCAAATATTCAAAGAAGTATATGATACATGCCATCGCCTGGAAACTGAAAAGCTGCGGAATGTGGCCCGTCTCTTTGCTCACCTTCTGTTCTCTGATGCCATATCATGGGAAGTCCTCAACCATGTTCACCTCAATGAAGATGAAACAACAAGCTCCTCCAGGGTGTTTGTGAAGATCCTATTTCAA GAGCTAGCTGAGTTCATGAGTCTGGCCAAATTGAACGAGAGACTACGAGATCCAACATTAGCAGCTGCCTTTGAGGGTCTTTTACCCAGAGATAACCCGCGTAATACTAGGTTTGCCATCAACTTCTTTACGTCATGTGGTCTAGGAGGCCTCACAGATGACCTACGTGAATTCTTACGCACCCAG ccaaagcctacagctgttgttGCTCCAGTACAGCAGCAGCTGGCAAAGAATGAGGACAATGATAGCAGtgacagcagcagtagcagcagcagcagcagtagtagtagtagtgatagcagcagcagcagtagtagcagtagctctGAAAGCAGCAGCTCTGATAGTTCAGACTCTTCATCAAGTGACTCAGATGATTCTTCAG AttctgaagaggaaaagaaaaagaagaagaaaagtaagaataagaagaaagattcaaagaagaagggaagcagtccagaaaagaagaagagtaagaagacaaaaagaggggTAAGACAAGAATCTGGAGAAGGGAGCAAAAGGAAGCCAGAAAGTGATGAGGAACAACTGgccaggagaagggagaatgaataTGAGGAGCAGAAGGAGCACGACAGGACAGAACGATGGAAAAACATCAATGCAGAGgttagtaggaggaagaggagacatgaCAGCAGTGAGAGCGAGGGGAGACAGTCCCCAagccagagagaagagaggaggaggacccaTGTTCATGACATCACAGAGAGGAGACACAGGCCAAGAGAAGAGGACTATgtttcagagagggagaggataccAAGTACAGAGAACAGTAGGGATGGGAGGAGACAGGGCAGAGAAGCCCATGACAGAAGTGACCGAAAATGTGAATATGATTTGGAGAACAGGGACCGAGATAGGCATAGCAGTGAGGACAAGcacgagaggaaaaaaaggagggatgggagcagtgacaaggagaagaagaaacatgagagggatgaaagggagcacaagaagaggaagaaggaggaggaaagggaagagaggttgacagagagagataacaggagaggaagtgatggtggtgatcgcagagagagaagtggatggagagaagagggaagggacagggacagCTATCGGTCTCGAGAAGGGGACCACAGAAAAGACCACCATTCTGAGAACAGTAATGGGAAACGGGGGTGGGAAAAGAACAGATACCATTGA
- the ncm gene encoding pre-mRNA-splicing factor CWC22 homolog isoform X1: protein MVYFSDATVNSNQMGRRSHSHSPVKGRSERQRRSRDRDRQDRHRYERDRKYSRGNGNRRSASKDQYVRERERDRGRHGRRDSPIREQRYSHRGKAKRWGRNWERDYSSDDDHQNREHHRGRDSDRARADDRSRERHRRYLSDYDREQRLRDRSVDEDEDGNESHNRRRRPSDSSSDRDAERLRKKGERHSSKLSHSDRHQERRERKSSTEESDSGSEEEPEVSCVKVKVEPDSDDSSKSKSKKQFPGQQKEKLRDSPFGRGNENEKREVITSRKESDPESKIIKKEKSDKKDKNSEPLQKDIEQRVEKHEGKRKRSDSNEIDSESSDKGAHLDKGHKKLQDIPKESHSEKERKSRKKENSSSESKSEDSEDENSEEKEIKKGKKNNEKSDSGSESHVRGKKDGPHEKLVERKGNSLDDDLHSHEQLQEKRAERSRIDISDNEARGRKEVEEKGNDNEGPQQQEKSSTVKNKGDGSSEDSSSSESDHKEKHKKHLEKKGRMSEDEKRIKEKDEKKDNRQSDSEKESSAKARRSRKSDTDSDHEGSSENSQKKTKKQRKVKKKKHSEKRSRKKTGSSSSSASDECDKVVRKSTSPGIYDSNDETTEQELLRKKKQLEEQLKIEEEIRMRSENLEKEREAARARKYKAMKQKENDSDIEEDSHKKKNKTKNKKSRSRSRSQSASSHDLKADDKRENKSKKNRSGKKSRPHSSDEDGSDNDRSRRSKGRESEEPQIGGRYWGGEHSAETTRQMKAKQTKSSDTYWNKYADKLGIQIENPRYRDYGSERGRDKEGGRRREEWSSSSDRKRRANSEDDERRDSKKRKDVVGGDNKENSTSDPPAKPLIQKPVVDPLTLKTGGAYIPPAKLKMMQAQITDKSTVQFQRLAWEALKKSINGLVNKVNVSNIGIIVRELLKENIIRGRGILCRALMQAQSFSPTFTHVYSAMVAILNSKFPQIGELLLKRLVIQLRRGVRRNDKNICTSSCRFIAHLINQQVAHEVVALEILTLLLEKAKDLSDESEVGDKSRNNSCELAILFLTECGMKLSEVTPRGMNIIFETLRHILHEGKLEQRVTYMIEVIFAVRKDGFKDHASVPEELDLVEEDDQYTHIVELDGKMEGEDILNVFKHDPEYEENEEKYKEIRTGILGDGSDDSSSEGGSDSGSDSDDEESDDEEEKAESQIIIDQTETNMVAFRRTVYLTIQSSLDVDECAHKLLKGEIKPGWESELCNMILDCCAQQRTYIKFYGLLAQRFCLISKVYQEPFEQIFKEVYDTCHRLETEKLRNVARLFAHLLFSDAISWEVLNHVHLNEDETTSSSRVFVKILFQELAEFMSLAKLNERLRDPTLAAAFEGLLPRDNPRNTRFAINFFTSCGLGGLTDDLREFLRTQPKPTAVVAPVQQQLAKNEDNDSSDSSSSSSSSSSSSSDSSSSSSSSSSESSSSDSSDSSSSDSDDSSDSEEEKKKKKKSKNKKKDSKKKGSSPEKKKSKKTKRGVRQESGEGSKRKPESDEEQLARRRENEYEEQKEHDRTERWKNINAEVSRRKRRHDSSESEGRQSPSQREERRRTHVHDITERRHRPREEDYVSERERIPSTENSRDGRRQGREAHDRSDRKCEYDLENRDRDRHSSEDKHERKKRRDGSSDKEKKKHERDEREHKKRKKEEEREERLTERDNRRGSDGGDRRERSGWREEGRDRDSYRSREGDHRKDHHSENSNGKRGWEKNRYH, encoded by the exons ATGGTTTACTTTTCCGATGCCACAGTGAACAGCAATCAG ATGGGTCGTCGCAGCCACTCACATTCTCCTGTAAAGGGACGTAGTGAAAGACAGAGGAGAAGCCGTGATAGGGATAGACAAGACCGACATAGATATGAAAGAGATCGGAAATACAGTAGAGGCAATGGAAATAGAAGGAGTGCAAGCAAGGACCAATAtgtacgagagagggagagggacagagggcgcCATGGAAGGAGAGATAGCCCCATTAGGGAGCAGAGGTACTCTCACAGGGGAAAAGccaagagatggggaaggaactGGGAGAGAGACTATAGCTCTGACGACGACCATCAAAACAGGGAGCACCACAGGGGTCGAGATAGTGATAGGGCCAGGGCTGATGacaggagcagagagagacaccGGAGATATCTATCAGACTATGACAGGGAACAGAGATTGAGGGATAGAAGTGTTGATGAGGACGAAGATGGGAATGAGAGCcacaacaggaggaggagaccaAGTGACAGCAGTTCAGACAGAGATGCTGAAAGATTacgcaaaaaaggagagagacatagtTCAAAGCTAAGTCACTCAGACAGGCatcaggagaggagggaaaggaaaagttcAACAGAGGAAAGTGATTCTGGTAGTGAAGAAGAACCTGAGGTAAGTTGTGTGAAGGTCAAGGTGGAACCAGACAGTGATGACTCTTCCAAAAGTAAGAGCAAGAAACAGTTCCCAGGACAACAGAAGGAAAAATTAAGAGACTCTCCATTTGGCAGAGGAAacgaaaatgagaagagggaagtaaTAACTTCTAGAAAGGAGTCGGACCCTGAGAGTAAAATCATCAAAAAAGAGAAGtctgacaaaaaagataaaaattcagAGCCCTTACAGAAGGATATTGAGCAAAGAGTAGAAAAacatgaaggaaaaaggaaaagatcagATTCTAATGAAATAGATTCTGAAAGCTCTGATAAAGGTGCACATTTGGATAAGGGACATAAAAAGCTACAGGACATTCCTAAAGAGTCACAttcagagaaggaaaggaaatcaaggaagaaggagaactcAAGTTCAGAATCAAAATCTGAAGATTCTGAAGATGAGAACtctgaggaaaaagaaataaagaaagggaagaagaacaaTGAAAAGTCTGATTCTGGAAGTGAGTCACATGTGCGAGGAAAAAAGGATGGTCCTCATGAAAAGCttgtagaaaggaaaggaaattccTTAGATGATGACTTGCATTCTCATGAGCAACTACAGGAGAAAAGAGCTGAGAGAAGCAGAATTGATATATCTGATAATGAAgccagaggaagaaaagaggttgaagagaaaggaaatgataatgaaggcCCACAACAGCAAGAAAAGTCAAGTACTGTAAAGAATAAAGGTGATGGAAGTAGTGAAGACAGTAGCAGCAGTGAATCAGACCACAAGGAAAAACACAAGAAACatttagaaaagaaaggaagaatgtcagaggatgaaaagagaatcaaggaaaaagacgagaagaaagataACCGACAATCGGATTCAGAGAAAGAAAGTTCTGCCAAGGCCAGAAGATCCAGAAAATCAGACACAGACTCTGATCATGAGGGAAGTTCTGAAAATtcacagaaaaagacaaagaaacagaggaaagtcAAGAAGAAAAAGCATTCTGAgaagagatcaagaaagaaaacaggttcctcatcatcatcagccagTGATGAATGTGACAAAGTAGTAAGAAAATCTACTTCCCCTGGcatttatgacagtaatgatgaaacaACAGAACAAGAACTgttaaggaagaagaaacagttgGAAGAGCAgttaaagatagaggaagaaatcCGAATGAGAAGTGAGAatttggagaaagaaagggaagcagCTCGGGCCAGGAAATATAAAGCCATGAAACAAAAGGAGAATGACTCTGACATTGAGGAAGACAgtcacaagaagaagaacaagactaAAAACAAGAAGTCACGTTCACGTTCACGTTCTCAGTCTGCCTCAAGTCATGACCTAAAGGCAGATGATAAACgggaaaataaaagtaagaagaaCAGATCAGGCAAAAAATCAAGACCTCATAGTTCAGATGaagatggcagtgataatgacagAAGTCGACGATCAAAAGGTAGGGAATCAGAGGAACCACAGATTGGTGGACGATATTGGGGAGGAGAACACAGTGCAGAAACAACCAGGCAGATGAAGGCAAAGCAAACTAAATCAAGTGATACATATTGGAATAAATATGCAGATAAATTAGGTATTCAAATTGAAAATCCAAGATATAGGGATTATGGCTcagaaagaggtagagataaGGAGGGTggcaggagaagggaagaatggagtagtagcagtgatagaaagagaagagccaACAGTGAAGATGATGAAAGACGGGacagcaaaaagagaaaagatgtcGTGGGTGGTGACAACAAGGAGAACAGCACCAGTGATCCTCCAGCCAAACCCCTTATCCAGAAACCTGTGGTAGATCCTTTGACATTGAAAACAGGTGGGGCCTATATTCCTCCAGCCAAGTTGAAGATGATGCAAGCTCAAATTACAGACAAGAGTACTGTCCAGTTCCAGCGATTAGCCTGGGAAGCTCTGAAAAAATCTATCAATGGTCTGGTAAACAAAGTGAATGTATCCAATATTGGTATCATTGTGAGAGAGCTGTTAAAGGAAAATATTATCAGAGGACGGGGAATATTGTGCCGAGCCCTCATGCAAGCTCAGTCTTTTTCACCTACCTTCACACATGTGTATAGTGCAATGGTTGCAATTCTCAATTCAAAATTCCCTCAGATTGGTGAACTGTTATTGAAACGACTTGTCATACAACTGCGGAGAGGTGTTAGGAGAAATGACAAGAATATTTGTACATCATCTTGTAGGTTTATTGCCCATCTGATAAACCAGCAAGTGGCTCATGAGGTTGTTGCTCTTGAAATTCTGACACTGCTCTTAGAGAAGGCTAAAGACCTCAGTGATGAATCAGAAGTAGGTGATAAATCAAGAAATAACTCTTGTGAACTTGCAATATTGTTTCTGACAGAATGTGGCATGAAGTTAAGTGAAGTCACACCAAGGGGCATGAACATTATATTTGAGACTCTGAGGCACATTTTGCACGAGGGAAAACTTGAGCAGCGTGTTACTTACATGATTGAGGTAATTTTTGCAGTACGTAAAGATGGCTTTAAAGACCATGCTTCAGTGCCAGAAGAGCTAGATCTTGTTGAAGAAGATGACCAGTATACACATATTGTGGAActagatggaaagatggagggTGAAGACATTCTGAATGTCTTTAAGCATGATCCggaatatgaagaaaatgaggaaaagtatAAAGAAATCAGAACAGGCATCttgggtgatggtagtgatgatagtagcTCAGAAGGTGGATCTGATAGTGGttctgatagtgatgatgaggaatcagatgatgaagaagaaaaagcagaatcaCAGATAATTATTGATCAGACAGAGACCAACATGGTTGCATTCCGTAGAACTGTGTACCTGACTATACAGTCTTCACTGGATGTAGATGAATGTGCTCACAAGCTTCTCAAAGGAGAGATTAAGCCAGGTTGGGAAAGTGAACTTTGTAACATGATTTTAGATTGTTGTGCTCAACAGCGAACCTACATTAAGTTTTATGGGCTTTTAGCACAGAGATTTTGTTTGATTAGTAAAGTGTACCAAGAACCTTTTGAGCAAATATTCAAAGAAGTATATGATACATGCCATCGCCTGGAAACTGAAAAGCTGCGGAATGTGGCCCGTCTCTTTGCTCACCTTCTGTTCTCTGATGCCATATCATGGGAAGTCCTCAACCATGTTCACCTCAATGAAGATGAAACAACAAGCTCCTCCAGGGTGTTTGTGAAGATCCTATTTCAA GAGCTAGCTGAGTTCATGAGTCTGGCCAAATTGAACGAGAGACTACGAGATCCAACATTAGCAGCTGCCTTTGAGGGTCTTTTACCCAGAGATAACCCGCGTAATACTAGGTTTGCCATCAACTTCTTTACGTCATGTGGTCTAGGAGGCCTCACAGATGACCTACGTGAATTCTTACGCACCCAG ccaaagcctacagctgttgttGCTCCAGTACAGCAGCAGCTGGCAAAGAATGAGGACAATGATAGCAGtgacagcagcagtagcagcagcagcagcagtagtagtagtagtgatagcagcagcagcagtagtagcagtagctctGAAAGCAGCAGCTCTGATAGTTCAGACTCTTCATCAAGTGACTCAGATGATTCTTCAG AttctgaagaggaaaagaaaaagaagaagaaaagtaagaataagaagaaagattcaaagaagaagggaagcagtccagaaaagaagaagagtaagaagacaaaaagaggggTAAGACAAGAATCTGGAGAAGGGAGCAAAAGGAAGCCAGAAAGTGATGAGGAACAACTGgccaggagaagggagaatgaataTGAGGAGCAGAAGGAGCACGACAGGACAGAACGATGGAAAAACATCAATGCAGAGgttagtaggaggaagaggagacatgaCAGCAGTGAGAGCGAGGGGAGACAGTCCCCAagccagagagaagagaggaggaggacccaTGTTCATGACATCACAGAGAGGAGACACAGGCCAAGAGAAGAGGACTATgtttcagagagggagaggataccAAGTACAGAGAACAGTAGGGATGGGAGGAGACAGGGCAGAGAAGCCCATGACAGAAGTGACCGAAAATGTGAATATGATTTGGAGAACAGGGACCGAGATAGGCATAGCAGTGAGGACAAGcacgagaggaaaaaaaggagggatgggagcagtgacaaggagaagaagaaacatgagagggatgaaagggagcacaagaagaggaagaaggaggaggaaagggaagagaggttgacagagagagataacaggagaggaagtgatggtggtgatcgcagagagagaagtggatggagagaagagggaagggacagggacagCTATCGGTCTCGAGAAGGGGACCACAGAAAAGACCACCATTCTGAGAACAGTAATGGGAAACGGGGGTGGGAAAAGAACAGATACCATTGA